A window from Citrus sinensis cultivar Valencia sweet orange chromosome 3, DVS_A1.0, whole genome shotgun sequence encodes these proteins:
- the LOC102617004 gene encoding pentatricopeptide repeat-containing protein At1g63330-like isoform X2, whose protein sequence is MCANVRQLRSTLKVHHSYSLLSLLKLHTLSCPQTQNLTTPPHFSSSNCDYLNQFVPFSFPNSNSLTHINSYERRKIVVGLSKMVKNEKGYILKAFSQKFCPYFLVKVMKLLETRETAFAFFKLVVCDDSESTIRSCCIAAHIFAAEDLRLLAQDVVTWVISRIGAGRSKHMVEFMCDDFHLFGSDFRVLDALLHGYLRVEMSAEVMEILYRMREVGIMPSESAITILFKSLLRVGDYGSVWKLFRDMIHLGPRPSNYTFNALILGFCRNGCIRIGESLLHVMHKYMCVADFFAYNILINAYCIRGQTSYALYWMHLMIERGCKPSTATFSTVIDALCKEGNVVQARMIFDMIQEEGLSPNVVVYNALLNGYVKARDIDQANMLYEEMRSRDIAPDAVTFNIIVSGHCKYGGMEDGDRLLRDLSVSGLLPNCTLYDITVAGLCWAGRLDEAMEFFEDMFEKGISPSIFAFNSIIAAYSRAGLEENAFEAYKIMHQFGLTPSSCTCSSLLVGLCKKGRLPEAWDLLCKMIEKGFPINKVAFTVLLDGYFRIGDLIGAQSLWNELNRRKIFPDAVAFSAYINGLSKAGLVDEAYGVFLEMSRIGFVPNNFAYNSLIAGFCNRGKLNEALKLEREMRQKGLLPDNFTFNIIINGFCKQGRMKPAIDAFMDMYRTGLVPDIVTYNTLIGGYCKALDIVRADELVNKMYAGGLDPDITTYNIRMHGYCNIRKMNQAAMMLDELVSAGIVPNTGMPEKTLLWGQKLSEISFDFDETSYKIMDRAYHNIQENAEFFQETSEKSLFLDFLMYITYDYFCRNRTNYKTSQASLKLIEHCSAGS, encoded by the exons ATGTGCGCTAACGTGCGCCAATTGCGGAGTACTCTCAAGGTACATCACTCAtattctcttctttctttacTGAAGCTTCACACTTTGAGCTGTCCACAAACCCAAAATCTCACCACTCCACCTCATTTCTCTTCTTCAAATTGTGATTATTTGAATCAGTTTGTACCTTTCTCCTTTCCAAACTCAAACTCGTTAACACACATAAATTCATATGAGCGGCGAAAAATCGTTGTGGGGCTATCGAAGATGGTCAAAAACGAAAAGGGATATATACTAAAAGCCTTTTCACAAAAATTCTGCCCATACTTCTTAGTGAAGGTAATGAAACTATTAGAAACTCGTGAAACAGCATTTGCATTCTTCAAGTTGGTGGTTTGCGATGATTCCGAGTCCACAATTAGGTCTTGTTGCATTGCCGCGCATATTTTTGCGGCTGAAGATTTACGGCTTCTTGCACAAGATGTGGTTACTTGGGTTATTAGCAGAATTGGAGCAGGTAGGAGTAAACATATGGTGGAGTTTATGTGTGATGATTTTCATCTATTTGGCTCAGATTTTCGGGTACTCGATGCTCTTTTGCACGGCTATTTGCGGGTGGAAATGAGTGCTGAGGTGATGGAGATTTTATATAGAATGAGGGAGGTGGGCATCATGCCGAGTGAGTCTGCAATTACTATTCTGTTTAAGTCGTTACTTAGAGTTGGTGATTATGGTAGTGTGTGGAAGTTGTTTAGAGATATGATTCATTTAGGGCCTAGACCTTCTAATTATACTTTTAATGCATTGATTCTTGGGTTTTGTAGAAATGGTTGTATTAGAATTGGTGAGAGTTTGCTTCATGTGATGCATAAGTACATGTGTGTTGCTGACTTTTTTGCCTATAACATTTTGATCAATGCTTATTGCATCAGAGGGCAGACATCATATGCACTGTATTGGATGCATTTGATGATTGAAAGGGGCTGCAAACCAAGCACTGCTACATTTAGTACTGTTATTGATGCCTTGTGCAAAGAGGGAAATGTGGTGCAGGCCCGGATGATTTTTGATATGATTCAAGAGGAGGGACTTTCTCCAAATGTGGTAGTTTATAATGCCCTACTAAATGGATATGTTAAAGCTAGGGACATTGATCAAGCAAACATGCTATATGAAGAAATGAGGAGCAGAGATATAGCTCCTgatgctgtaacttttaatattatagTTTCAGGGCATTGCAAGTATGGTGGAATGGAGGATGGGGATAGGTTGTTAAGGGATTTGTCGGTGTCGGGGTTGCTTCCCAATTGTACGTTGTATGATATTACAGTTGCAGGATTATGTTGGGCAGGTCGGTTGGATGAGGCCATGGAATTTTTTGAGGATATGTTTGAGAAAGGAATATCCCCAAGTATTTTTGCGTTTAATTCTATTATCGCAGCTTATAGCAGGGCAGGGTTAGAAGAAAATGCCTTTGAAGCATATAAAATTATGCATCAATTTGGTCTGACTCCTTCATCCTGCACGTGTAGTTCTCTGCTTGTGGGTTTGTGCAAAAAGGGGAGGCTGCCGGAAGCCTGGGATCTTTTGTGTAAGATGATAGAGAAGGGTTTTCCCATCAATAAAGTAGCTTTTACTGTACTTTTGGATGGGTACTTCAGGATAGGGGATCTGATAGGAGCTCAGAGTCTGTGGAATGAGTTGAATAGGAGAAAAATATTTCCTGATGCTGTTGCCTTCTCAGCCTATATCAACGGACTTTCTAAGGCAGGTCTGGTGGACGAGGCCTATGGCGTGTTTTTAGAAATGTCAAGGATAGGGTTTGTACCAAATAATTTTGCATATAACTCTTTAATTGCTGGGTTTTGTAACCGTGGGAAGCTAAATGAAGCATTGAAATTGGAGAGAGAAATGAGGCAAAAGGGTCTCCTTCCAGATAACTTTACCTTTAATATTATCATCAACGGCTTTTGCAAACAAGGCAGAATGAAGCCAGCAATTGATGCCTTTATGGACATGTATCGAACTGGGTTAGTCCCCGATATTGTCACATACAACACTTTGATTGGTGGGTATTGTAAAGCACTTGACATTGTTAGAGCAGATGAGTTGGTGAATAAAATGTATGCTGGCGGGTTGGACCCCGATATCACAACCTATAACATACGGATGCATGGTTACTGCAATATTCGAAAAATGAATCAAGCTGCAATGATGCTGGATGAGCTTGTTTCAGCGGGTATAGTTCCAAATACG GGGATGCCTGAGAAGACTCTATTGTGGGGTCAGAAGCTGAGTGAAATTtcctttgattttgatgagaCTTCCTATAAGATAATGGACAGAGCCTACCATAATATACAAGAAAATGCTGAGTTTTTTCAAGAAACATCTGAAAAGAGCCTTTTTTTGGATTTCCTCATGTACATTACATATGATTACTTCTGTAGAAACAGAACCAACTATAAAACCAGCCAGGCTTCCCTTAAATTAATTGAGCATTGTTCTGCTGGATCCTGA
- the LOC102617004 gene encoding pentatricopeptide repeat-containing protein At1g63330-like isoform X1: protein MCANVRQLRSTLKVHHSYSLLSLLKLHTLSCPQTQNLTTPPHFSSSNCDYLNQFVPFSFPNSNSLTHINSYERRKIVVGLSKMVKNEKGYILKAFSQKFCPYFLVKVMKLLETRETAFAFFKLVVCDDSESTIRSCCIAAHIFAAEDLRLLAQDVVTWVISRIGAGRSKHMVEFMCDDFHLFGSDFRVLDALLHGYLRVEMSAEVMEILYRMREVGIMPSESAITILFKSLLRVGDYGSVWKLFRDMIHLGPRPSNYTFNALILGFCRNGCIRIGESLLHVMHKYMCVADFFAYNILINAYCIRGQTSYALYWMHLMIERGCKPSTATFSTVIDALCKEGNVVQARMIFDMIQEEGLSPNVVVYNALLNGYVKARDIDQANMLYEEMRSRDIAPDAVTFNIIVSGHCKYGGMEDGDRLLRDLSVSGLLPNCTLYDITVAGLCWAGRLDEAMEFFEDMFEKGISPSIFAFNSIIAAYSRAGLEENAFEAYKIMHQFGLTPSSCTCSSLLVGLCKKGRLPEAWDLLCKMIEKGFPINKVAFTVLLDGYFRIGDLIGAQSLWNELNRRKIFPDAVAFSAYINGLSKAGLVDEAYGVFLEMSRIGFVPNNFAYNSLIAGFCNRGKLNEALKLEREMRQKGLLPDNFTFNIIINGFCKQGRMKPAIDAFMDMYRTGLVPDIVTYNTLIGGYCKALDIVRADELVNKMYAGGLDPDITTYNIRMHGYCNIRKMNQAAMMLDELVSAGIVPNTVTYNTLMNGVCCDILDRAIIIAAKLLKMAFVPNVVTTNVLLSHFCKQGMPEKTLLWGQKLSEISFDFDETSYKIMDRAYHNIQENAEFFQETSEKSLFLDFLMYITYDYFCRNRTNYKTSQASLKLIEHCSAGS from the coding sequence ATGTGCGCTAACGTGCGCCAATTGCGGAGTACTCTCAAGGTACATCACTCAtattctcttctttctttacTGAAGCTTCACACTTTGAGCTGTCCACAAACCCAAAATCTCACCACTCCACCTCATTTCTCTTCTTCAAATTGTGATTATTTGAATCAGTTTGTACCTTTCTCCTTTCCAAACTCAAACTCGTTAACACACATAAATTCATATGAGCGGCGAAAAATCGTTGTGGGGCTATCGAAGATGGTCAAAAACGAAAAGGGATATATACTAAAAGCCTTTTCACAAAAATTCTGCCCATACTTCTTAGTGAAGGTAATGAAACTATTAGAAACTCGTGAAACAGCATTTGCATTCTTCAAGTTGGTGGTTTGCGATGATTCCGAGTCCACAATTAGGTCTTGTTGCATTGCCGCGCATATTTTTGCGGCTGAAGATTTACGGCTTCTTGCACAAGATGTGGTTACTTGGGTTATTAGCAGAATTGGAGCAGGTAGGAGTAAACATATGGTGGAGTTTATGTGTGATGATTTTCATCTATTTGGCTCAGATTTTCGGGTACTCGATGCTCTTTTGCACGGCTATTTGCGGGTGGAAATGAGTGCTGAGGTGATGGAGATTTTATATAGAATGAGGGAGGTGGGCATCATGCCGAGTGAGTCTGCAATTACTATTCTGTTTAAGTCGTTACTTAGAGTTGGTGATTATGGTAGTGTGTGGAAGTTGTTTAGAGATATGATTCATTTAGGGCCTAGACCTTCTAATTATACTTTTAATGCATTGATTCTTGGGTTTTGTAGAAATGGTTGTATTAGAATTGGTGAGAGTTTGCTTCATGTGATGCATAAGTACATGTGTGTTGCTGACTTTTTTGCCTATAACATTTTGATCAATGCTTATTGCATCAGAGGGCAGACATCATATGCACTGTATTGGATGCATTTGATGATTGAAAGGGGCTGCAAACCAAGCACTGCTACATTTAGTACTGTTATTGATGCCTTGTGCAAAGAGGGAAATGTGGTGCAGGCCCGGATGATTTTTGATATGATTCAAGAGGAGGGACTTTCTCCAAATGTGGTAGTTTATAATGCCCTACTAAATGGATATGTTAAAGCTAGGGACATTGATCAAGCAAACATGCTATATGAAGAAATGAGGAGCAGAGATATAGCTCCTgatgctgtaacttttaatattatagTTTCAGGGCATTGCAAGTATGGTGGAATGGAGGATGGGGATAGGTTGTTAAGGGATTTGTCGGTGTCGGGGTTGCTTCCCAATTGTACGTTGTATGATATTACAGTTGCAGGATTATGTTGGGCAGGTCGGTTGGATGAGGCCATGGAATTTTTTGAGGATATGTTTGAGAAAGGAATATCCCCAAGTATTTTTGCGTTTAATTCTATTATCGCAGCTTATAGCAGGGCAGGGTTAGAAGAAAATGCCTTTGAAGCATATAAAATTATGCATCAATTTGGTCTGACTCCTTCATCCTGCACGTGTAGTTCTCTGCTTGTGGGTTTGTGCAAAAAGGGGAGGCTGCCGGAAGCCTGGGATCTTTTGTGTAAGATGATAGAGAAGGGTTTTCCCATCAATAAAGTAGCTTTTACTGTACTTTTGGATGGGTACTTCAGGATAGGGGATCTGATAGGAGCTCAGAGTCTGTGGAATGAGTTGAATAGGAGAAAAATATTTCCTGATGCTGTTGCCTTCTCAGCCTATATCAACGGACTTTCTAAGGCAGGTCTGGTGGACGAGGCCTATGGCGTGTTTTTAGAAATGTCAAGGATAGGGTTTGTACCAAATAATTTTGCATATAACTCTTTAATTGCTGGGTTTTGTAACCGTGGGAAGCTAAATGAAGCATTGAAATTGGAGAGAGAAATGAGGCAAAAGGGTCTCCTTCCAGATAACTTTACCTTTAATATTATCATCAACGGCTTTTGCAAACAAGGCAGAATGAAGCCAGCAATTGATGCCTTTATGGACATGTATCGAACTGGGTTAGTCCCCGATATTGTCACATACAACACTTTGATTGGTGGGTATTGTAAAGCACTTGACATTGTTAGAGCAGATGAGTTGGTGAATAAAATGTATGCTGGCGGGTTGGACCCCGATATCACAACCTATAACATACGGATGCATGGTTACTGCAATATTCGAAAAATGAATCAAGCTGCAATGATGCTGGATGAGCTTGTTTCAGCGGGTATAGTTCCAAATACGGTAACATACAACACACTGATGAATGGTGTTTGCTGTGACATACTGGATCGTGCTATAATAATAGCTGCAAAATTGCTTAAGATGGCCTTTGTTCCAAATGTCGTTACTACTAACGTATTACTGTCTCACTTTTGCAAGCAGGGGATGCCTGAGAAGACTCTATTGTGGGGTCAGAAGCTGAGTGAAATTtcctttgattttgatgagaCTTCCTATAAGATAATGGACAGAGCCTACCATAATATACAAGAAAATGCTGAGTTTTTTCAAGAAACATCTGAAAAGAGCCTTTTTTTGGATTTCCTCATGTACATTACATATGATTACTTCTGTAGAAACAGAACCAACTATAAAACCAGCCAGGCTTCCCTTAAATTAATTGAGCATTGTTCTGCTGGATCCTGA